ACAAATGTCATTTTTTCGAGGTGTTCAGATCCTGTTGAACTCTGGCGCGGTGCAAAAGTCTCATAGGAAAaggaaacatgaagtagtgtccgcTGGGTCTCGTCACTGCTTTATAATTTCGGAAACAATATGCTTTTTCCTGTAGATCCCCACTTctggggaaacgacttactctcgcttcatattATTGACCTATTGTTTGTAGGCGAGTATCGCGAGAACGTAAAGGGAGAGGGTAAAGGAATCAGCCAGATTCTAAAAATGGCATCTTTAACTAAGTTTTATGTCATTagggcaaacaaacaaacgcatcCCACTAAAACCCTCACCAAACCTCACATTTTTACCCCGAGCCAAGGCTACATCACAGTCAAGCAGccgccctgtaaacaggtgtcacattcagaaaatctgaacccagaacagccactCCTCACTATACTGGCAATAAGTGCTAAGTGTTATGCCACCGGACCACATTTGCACGCTTGCGTGCGTttttaagggggggggggaaggataACGTCAATAGTTTTATCTGCCTTTAGAACGCACACATCTGTAAATGACACGTCTCATCAATCATTCATTTACTATCAATAACATCAGGCAAATCTTAGAATTTCGACAAAAAATTATGCCGACATAACTTATTTATTATGTACTGGTTAAGATACAGAACAGGCAAAcagaagagaatttttttttttttaaaaaaaagcatgattaAGTAAACGTACGGGAGAAAAACATAAGCAAAATAGGATGTGAAACTCCGACGCCGAATATAATTGCAAATACAAGCAGGAATGGCTACACTAGCGCacgaaaaatatatacaaacattcgTCCCGACTTTCTCAACAGAATCCATTCCCCTATCCACACTCTTGATTTTGTTGGGATCCGTGAACTACTTCAAGtgaaatgtttgaatgtttttctctaaaaaattaagaaacaaactacccccccccttttttttaaggagTGAGAGGGGAGGAAAATAGAGGCGATTAAGATGCAAGATGGATTATCTAAGGTTAATAGTAACCCCTCAGCGTTCAACATGCTAAAATTCTTTGATAAGATGTAAACTATAAGTACCTCATACTATGCACATATCATCGAAGGCAAAGCAAAAGGGGTAAACTGCTAGATTCATTTCTAATAAGAAGCACCTTGCCCAGTGAAAAAAACACTCATTCACCCTCAAATTCACGTTCGTCGAAGGGAGATAACAGCATAAGACTAAACATGACCAGGACATGTAGTCAAGTCCCCTGCCAGCTATAATTTACCGAGTACATGTACTCACAGGACAACTAACAAAGGCGAGCTCTCCGAGGACCAATCAAACATACATCCCTCACGCTGTCTGAAAGTTTGTTGCAGAAGTGCTTGCATCCTATTTCTTATTCATAAATTTACATGTCCATATCCCTGTGTAAATTGACCTGCAAATGTATGGAAAGGAGACAGCGGCACTCTTTTTAACGCGAGTGTGAGACCATGACGGCTTCCTTGCTATGGCAACAAAGTTGATTAGTTgtacgccatgccagcaactaaggtatTATCCTGGCGAGCCATGGCAACAGAGAGGAAATGAGTGTGAGAGTCCAAAGTATGTattgcacacacatgcacacacgatTAAAGAATTTCGGTAGCGAACAATGCAAGATTTCCGCTACGAGCGACAAGCTGATGACGGTAATCACTAGTTTCAATCGAGTGACGagcacaaccacaaacaaaccTTTATAACTCTTCCTCATCTCTGaagtacaaaaatgaaaagaaaatggaaatccCAACATCAAAAGTTGTTGATAAAGACTCCTAATGAAATTATGACGGCCCAAAAGTCTTTGGCCGCCAGTTGACAGGCAATGCACCAGGCATAGCAAGTTCTATTACCAATAATCACGAAGAAACAGAATACATAATAGCCAATGAGTTGTGTGAGCACTCGATTTTGCTGCAAGACACGATCACGACAAAGTCACCCCAGAGCTTATCTCTTTAGAAATAATTTAGCCGAAGCCTAATACTTGGTGAGGAATGAAAATACTGGTTGCAGTCATAAACAAAAACTGCCCAGTCCAGAAACCAAGGCAAGCCTTTATACAAACAAGAAAGTTCAATTTTTTGTAAGTCCAACTAATCATTCTTCATTTGATACTTGGTATAGTATGCAGACTTAAGTTAttatacccacccacccaaccccccaaaaaagataaaagtaaaaacgCAATTACTCTTGAGTATTAACAATTGTATGCACGTCTTAAACTCTTAAAGAACTGCAATCTGGACTACCTACAAGGAGGATAGGGTGCTTTCAGAGAAATTGATATTCTGCTTTAATTTAGTAAAAACCGTATGGGTGGGATGGATCgtatctgataaaaaaaataagcagcaaTGAAACACAAATATGAGAAAGACAAAGCCTACAACTTGTGTGTTACCCTTTGTTTCAGCCGATAGATCGAATACTTTTGTCAGCATCTCAGCTTCAATACTTGCTTAAAATACTGTGCCAATTTCTACCTTATGGAGTGCTTACAAACACTATGCATGATTGAAATCCATGAAGTCTCAAACATGCTGAAGAtgaatcgaaaaaaaaaaaattcaccaaTAAGCACGGCATCAGTAGACATGGCACTTTGCTGATACCTGTTGCACGAAAACTTTAATTCAGTGGTATGTCCTTTGATACTCTTTCTTGCCTAACATCCCAAATTTTTCAATAAGCATAGTCCCCTGCaccactataaaaaaaaattctttattaaacTGAATATCCTCTAGCAGCATACTGTTCTGTTTCTAAAATATCATTGTTTACAGATATATAAAAGGGACAAACACCATTTTTAAGTGAAGGTCAACTGTGATAAAAGGTGCAGAAAATTTTTAATCGCGCATAATATGCAATGATGAAATGCCAAGGTTTCAGAATGTGTTATTCAATGTTTGAACCTTAAATCATCTAGTCGGTGAATGAATTAGAAAACACTTCTCCAGACCCTGAATGATGCCGAAATAAGAAACACTAAACGTCACATTCCGCATGTACTTTATATTATGTGTGTCTTACATAAATGACAGTACACTGATTATGCCATCTCTCATTTGTCATCTCCACTCAGCAAGTACCAGCGCCTGGTAATCCTGAGCTTGCATAAACAAAGGTATCAATACAAAAGCTAAACAAGAATTTGAAATGATGTAAGCAGAAAGGCAGCTTTCATGAAAGcatcaacaataaaaagaaaaaagcatacAGTACTTTATTCCACAGATGTGGATGTCTTAAAGAGGCATCATATCTTTCACAAGCCATGCACAATTGTaatctttgagagaaaaaaaaagcctataGTCTTTCCGATCCCAGAAAGAtgtgaagagaaaagaaactaataaagagaggaaaaatTTGTGAATGAAAGCAACTTTTGTCCAAGATATCATAATTATGCATTCAAGTTACTTTTAATACCTTACTGCACATCccataaaaaaagcaaattatttgTCTAAGACCTTGGAATAAATTCTTCTGTCTATGCACCAACTTTGTGCCCTGCACCTAAGCCAACAAATCCCCGTATTCCTATGCTTACCCACAGTCTCCCACACTAGAACAGTGTGAGtgaaggagacaaaaaaaaaaagggggggaggGGGTTATCAGGTGTTAAAAAGCCAAGTTGCTGCTATACAGCTTTTGAACAAAAGCTGACTTAGCTTTGTTCGGTAATGTGTGTATTCAGTCCCGCCACTAGGATGAATGCAGGATCAGGTCACACTCTTTGTGTGACTGTTGCTACATCTGGGTCAAAGAGCATGAAGTGCATTTGGTTCAGTGAGCAGCAGTTAAAAATGTGACTTTATATGGGGTGTTCAAGAAGTTGACTACATGATGCCTCGATACCTAAACCAGACCTGACATCATGCTCTATGTCCCAATCTGTGTAAGACCTGTCCTGCCTGCCTTTCTATCTTACGACCACTGGAAGTTACCCAGCTCACAAAACAATGCAAccccctttcttcttcttcttggttTGAAGTGCTGCTCGTGTTGCTGTTTCAAAAACCTCCCTCACTCCTTCCTTGGTCTTGGCTGAACACTCCAAGTAGGAATAGGCATTGATCTTCTCTGACATTGCACGCCCTTCTTCTGGACGCACCGGCTCctgcttcatcttcatcaactCACGTTTGGTGTTTTCATCGTTGCGTAGATCTTTCTTGTTGCCAACTAATATGATGGGAACATTGGGACAGAAGTGGCGAACCTCTGGCGTCCACTTTTCAGGGATGTTCTCTAAACTGTCAGGGCTGTCGATGGAGAAACACATTAGGATGACATCAGTGTCTGGGTAAGAAAGTGGTCGCAATCTATCATAGTCTTCCTGCCCTGCTGTGTCCCACAATGCTAGCTCAACctgcataaaagaaaacattcaacaggtTTACAGCAAATTAAGAATGCAATGCTGGCTTCAAAAGTAGGGTCATGACAACTGCCAACAATTAAAACTCTCTGAAAATGATGAGATTTTAATTTGactgcataaataaaaacaaaactggctCAAGCCCGATGATAAATTACATcaagatattaaaacaaaattatgactTCCTACCAAACAGTTAAGTACAGAGATCTGACTGATAGTCTGATTTAAAAAGCTTACAATTTAACATGTGTCAACAAACTCATTTTACTTTGTTACATCTTAAATTGAAATTATATTTACCACTAGCAGGGGCAACCATGGtacaaactgattttttaaaaaagatttgttctGGTGATATACTGaccagaaaacaaatgaaagttgATAAAGactaaagacaaaaaatattttataactttgCCTACCACATGAAAGATAACCTTTACAGACTGAACATTACTTTTCACTGTGTGTGACAAAAATTTAATGCCCTTGTTTCAATCCCCCTGAAGGTAAATCTAGCACACAACTGCCTCACTGAAATAAGGTGTTTCACTCATAtcctaaattttgtttcatatatGTACTTAGTCCATTTCTTTGCAGTTCAAGCTAAATAACTGCAGTAAAATTCTTCTTCTATTTTAACTATTCGCTCCTAATAACTTGTTTGCAAAACCTTTGCACTAAACTTGTTCCAAGAAATTCTTCACAGGATTTGACTCTCACAGCTAAAGAATCATTCCTCTTTGGCTTTATAATTGTTTACACTGATGAAAACTGCAGTCAACATTTCCaagatgtatttatatattactcATTTGTACCTACTGTTTCCAAAACTTGGAGAACCAACATTAAAACCAAGCATCTTAGACCCAAGAATCACTCAGGTTAACAACTATTGTCTGCACAATTTATATAGACTATGTTTGTGGGTTATAGTTATAAGCTGGAATATGGTCATGTCATGACTAAATGAGACAGGAATGAAAGGTGACAAAGCTTTTGACATCCAAATTTAAGACATcagtaaataaagtttaaactAGTGATACAAATGTGTGACCTGCAATACTTTTTCATGCACCGTGTGACGGTTTTTAAGAAAACACAAGCTATTATTGTTATATAAAGTAAATGGTCATAATTATACTTTCAGGTAGAAAATTCATGCAATGTTTTGGCATTCCAGTCTTATccaaattctctttttttttacctacttTAAGGTAGGAGCATTACTTCAACTATTTTGACTTGCATGGTGAGAAacagtagtttaaaaaaaaattagtttaagcTGCATTCACCACCTGTCTCTCAAAACCAATGCATAAGAAACATTAAGACATTCTGGGCAGAACACCACCAAACTCTTTTTAAAGACCATACGAAATTGATTTATTCTGTTAAGGTTAACGTAAAATCCACTGCTGTGATGGCAATGGAGATACAACAATGATACAGGTACTACAGGACATGCTTAATGATAATTAGTCATGTACAAGTAGTACAGCATAACAAAAAACTCAAGCCATGTtgatacacacatgtacacttCCTCAGAGACTTTGAAATCCTAAAGTGATCCATGGAAAAACGCCCACAATAACCACATCCATAGTTTCTCACCTGTTAGTAAGTTCTCTGATGTAAATATGAAAACACAAGACTATATATgaatgcgtgcatgtgtgcaccTGTACagatttgtgtttgtgcttCCAATGATGTATATAGTGGGTCAAGCAATAATGTTGACATGTAGAGGGTTTTAAATAGATGAGGACAAGCAGATGGAAATATGCTGTTAGAAATGGAAACGGCAACCTGTGCTTTAAGACAAAGTAGCATGACAAGCATTCCATTTCCTTGAAACTTCAACTTTATTCACCTTGCAATAATGCTGTGGTtcaaaaacatgcaaaactAAGGTTTTGACAAATTCCCCCCATCCCACCATAGTCTTTCGAATCAAGATGTTCAGCCCTAGTCAATAATACCTAATCAGTTTTAACTGTGTTTCACAGCTACAGCCATAACTGAAATAAGCaggaaaaaagtcaaacaaTGGATTTATTCTGAAATGGTATTTTATATTaggaatgcttttttttaaaaaagagaaattgcAGCACAGCAAAGTGACAACTTTAGACAACAGATGTCCAGTATTATCAAGATATATCAATAAAGGCTACCAAAACATTAAACCGTGCCATGAAAAAAGGTTTTTTCCATAGGTTTACATCTGAATAATCTAAAGTGGCAGAGAAAATGTCACTAGAAACAAGACTAAGAATTTGTATGCCCTACCTAGTACCTTACTGTTATAACATccttcataaattttatttaaaataattccagTAAATGGgatgtacataaataaaatgtgctaGCTGTGCAAgaatatactttaaaaagtGAACTTACTTTTTATTGCACTTTACTGCCTGCacccttgtaaataaaatatgcacTGTGTAAGATCATGCATCAGCGAACCATGTATGTGAATGTATGCAAGGTGtcgagaagaaaaatgtataattaCATACTTGCCAGATGATTTGCCGATGGCCGaactaattatatttttttttaaactgaataCACAGTAAAAGTAGTGCTACCTCCCTAAAGATCCTTCGTTAAATTTTCTAGTAAAGTTTCTGGGTAACACTCTAAAAGTCTCTAATGACAATGTCAGACATCTCATTTTGCACGGTACAAACAGTTTATGTTTCGCTTGAAAACACTCCTCACAATCTAAAATGGTGACAAAAAGTTATCATTAAGCTCAGCTCTCAGTCGTACACATCTGTCCAGAAGAACGGAAAATTCAGACAAGTACAACAAAGTTTCCTGCACATTTACAATCTAAAGCATTTGAAAGAAATACATAGACTAGCGCAAGTATTTATCAAACTGCATTGCTTCTCATTCAAGACATGCATATGTCCAGTATTGGATCCAGTTTGTTACACGTACACTTCCAATACTACAACAAATGAGGAGCATACAGATGAGAATAGTCATAAAATGAGATTTCTCTTCAAGCACCTGATATTTGTGTTGGTGAAGACAGACCAAGAAAGAATCGAGCATACTAACAAGGAGCTGTGGCTAGTGGAATATGAAAATAACATATCTGATCATTGTCAGATCTTCTGCCGGATGCAAAAGGCAACTTAAATTTTGCATCTCCTTATTTGCAAAACAAGAagggagaagaggaagagaaccAAATCCAGTTGCTGGTGGGCACTTCTCTGTCCACTCGAGCAGTGCAGAGCTACGGACAGTGCCTGAAAAGGCATTTGTAAACGCCTGCCGATAGCATAAAATAACCTTTCGGCACTGTTGTGGTGACAGccattgtgtttttaaaatggtttctaGTAGGTAGCCCAAACAGTGCAGAGCCCCTTATGCCTTTCGTGGACATGAAGTAAGCCATGTCCTTAGAGTAATGTGCATTTACTGCGCTTCTTTTTCTTGCAAATGAGAGCTGACCGAGTAGCACACTCAAACACCTCGCGTACGCCTTCTTTGGTCTTGGCTGAGCACTCCAGGTATGCTGCAGCTCCAATTTTCTCAGCCATACCTCGGCCTTCATCTGGTTTGACAGGCTCCTGCTTCATCTTTTGTAGCTCTCGAATAGTGTTGGGATCACTTCTCAGATCCTTCTTGTTGCCCACAAGAATAATAGGAACATTAGGGCAAAAGTGTTTAACTTCAGGAGTCCATTTTTCTGGAATGTTTTCTAAGCTGTCCGGGCTGTCAATGGAGAAGCACATGAGGATGACATCTGTGTCAGGGTAGGACAGTGGCCGTAGTCTGTCATAATCTTCTTGGCCAGCTGTATCCCATAATGCCAATTCAACCTGAAACaaagcataaatatttacatcattTGATGACCAAGAACTTTCACTTTAGACCCAATAGTTCTTTCTATTGGAAGGAAACTATCATTAGCATTTCTCATTTAGGACCAATTAAAGAATCTGCATACAACTCActcaaatgtttaaatatgaagttggcaatactttttaaattttttttgttcaagaaaTGGCGTACCCTACTCTCAGACAGATACTTAGATCTGAATTAAATGCAAATTGTACACCTGGAATACAGTTATTTTTAACACCAGTCACACTGCTCTCCACCTTCTCCATTCAAAGTCTGGCACAATGGTTCTTGTTAGACATGCATGCTGAACACTTCTTGTTACATGTGATTATAGCAAAAACCATTTCTACAGACTGTATTGGTATTATTTTTACTCAAATCATCATGCTAGCATTTTCAGTAACATGCATCAGAACTTTATATACTTCACACACTTTTAATTGCTCAAATTAATATGAGCAGTCTTTAAAATAAGCTGCAACTACAAACACTACTACTAAAGCAACAAGTTCCAGTTATTATGGATGCAAAGATGCCAGTCTATTTCATCTGAAATCAATGTTTTAAAGGGATTTATGCCACTGGCAAAAGAAACTATTAAAGAAAATACCTATGTTCCTATACAGAACTATAATTTTATGGGGAACAATGTATAAAGGTAAAGATCAGGTGCAAGACACCCATAATCATTACCTGCACTATGAAAACAATGCAGAAAATATTCTATCCCCACCTAAAGTTTGTCACTCAAGATAGAAGCCAAACTCAACACAAATTATGGGTTGTAgaattttcttataattttcaAGTGACACCACAGACTCCCAAGATGATAGCAAGCTTGCAACCACCTTGGCAGAGTTACAGAAATGCTGCATGTTGCTAGCAAGAACCCTCAGGTATGTGCCACACAATTTCAATTCAAAATACACTAACAAAAAGTGGAAAAAGGTGTAACACAATCAAAAACAATTATGACAAATCATTTGTCACTGAGGTTCAGTGTCAATGTGGCAGGTGCACATGCTCTTGCATTGTTGTAATATCAAAGATGTGGGACTGCCATGAAAGTATATGCTGCTAGTAGCATATCACCTTATCAGCATTATTTGAGCTCAATATAAGGTATGTAGTAGGCTTTATAAATTCATGCCCCTAATGCAAGCCCATTACATAACTTCATGAAAACTGCTGTGGATATTATATGCTTAGAGTCTTTTAAGAAAATCTTAGTATATCACTAAATTCTTACCCAACCCTTTTCAAATATTACTAACATCAGTGGTCAGTTGTATCCTTAATGCTTTCCACTGTAATATTACTTCCCCCttaccacctttttttttacatcaaacTAAGCACTTGGCATCACCTGCCAGCAtgttttcatttgataaaataaCTATGTGACCATAAAGCATCATGATGATGGCCCCATGTTTAAGATTCTATTCTAACCAAAGCACTGTTTATTCAGGAGTTGTGAACTATGTGGCAAAACCAATAATATAACCAATTAAGAATCTGCTAATTACATAATAGCCAGTGCTCTAATCAAACAGAATGTAACAAATACACTTGTCACATAGCCTTCTGTTAGCAAACTGAGACCTGATGTGCACTTTGCTTAACCATATACCAGACTTGCTAAACACTAGTGTTAAGGTGAATGTGTCTGCTCAATATTGTGCCATTTACTGGactgaacagacacaaaaactaTTTATCTATGCTTTAGGTATCTTGAAAATCACAACACTGAATTTTAAGAGCATTTGCTTACCATCTACAAATGTGTCGCAAAAATTGTCTTCCAACCTTTTGTTACTTCGATCTGGGATAACTTACTATTTTTGCATCATCCATGACAAAACCAGTGCAAAGGAGAATACCAGATTTGTGTTACATAGTAAAAGGTTTAAATTTACGAGAACTAGAGAACAGGTCACATATTTAATAATTACAAAGTCTCTCTCAAATAAACTAAAGTTATCTTTTTAaatctgactttaaaaaagtattcaCAAATACACCAATCActaaatttagaaaaagaatctctttgaaattttaattttacttttttatcacCAAGGTTGAACCTTATAACACCATCAAATGTCATTGTATTTGCAGCCAAGATAGGCAAAACAAGTCAATGTACCATAAAAGTCatgatcttttattttaatctacATAAAGTGTTTGAAGTGTTAGCCACATAAAGTGTTTCTTTGTGTCATGCCAGCCTAAGGACCTGTTGTAGTGTTCCACAAAGTTTACATCCAATATAGATATTCCACACAATTGCAATATCTGTCTTTAAAAGCatattattgtgcatattaatCGACATACTATCTTTGCAATGGCAAGTTTGCATAGAggaaaaacaagatttttcaTAAAAGCATCAGCTATTACATTTTATCTCACCATTAAGCCATAGCAATATTTTTCTGATCTAAGTAAGAACCCTTTGAAAAAGTATTTCTTCccatcaaaatttaaaaaaaaaaaaaaaaactgttgatgaGGGCTTCAGAATGCTAATGtcaataaaaactataaaatatagTAAGAAACAGAGTCTGACAAGTGGCCTATAATGATTTGTCTTTCACTATCCCAAATTTTACATCCCAAATATGGTTCTTAACTGttactattaaaatatatttgtctgttaatctgtGGCAGTAAGGCTTTTCTAGTGTTTAATGTTAAATGCCAAGCACACTTTTCTGCTAAAGATCTAGGTATCTCTGTTTTGATGCAGTGTAGGACAAAAGGTATTCACAACTGCTGCTTGTATTTGCTGTTTCTAATGCTCAGAGACTAATGTAATTTCTTCAACTGCTAAACAGGCAGAAATTCGTTAAAAACTGATCAAGATTTTTAAGCTAAGAAACTAAGccacaaataaaatcaattcTTTTAGGAAATGTTTCAAATCAGCTAAATCATTAAATGTCTAAAAGGCAATTCTCAAATTCAAGCCCTTCCCTCCACAAGATGTGTCCATTTATGAAAGTTACACATATACATTGTTTTGGTTCTCTCCTATTTATGTGCTCTGTATTTTCAGCTATTACCCGATGCACAAATAACTCATACCCTCCCAATAAAACATAGCATCCTCAAATACTTCTTTTAATGACCTTCCTCAAATGCACCATGCAAATAGAATGAACTCCCATAACATGCACAATCCATTCAAATAGTATAAACTGGGAAACACAACATAATTGGAATCAAAGTCACAGCTGTGAGTTCCACTGAAcaactgcaaaataaaattgtgacgATCTGTAAGCAGGGTATGGTGAAATTTTGCAAAATAGATGGGACAGAAAACAACAGGCAAAGATATTTGAGCAACAGAACACCAAACTCAAGGCATGCAGGAGAAAGAAACTCACCAAGCTTGTGGGCCGCTTCGGATTTCGGTGAAAATAACTCACACGACCATCTTCTTGACAACAAGCCACCGAAAGCACGAGATATCTCGCTCACATATGGAGTCAAAAGGAAACGACACGAACTGTGACACCACCACATGGCCTGGGCTTTTGAGCccaataaacctttttttttagtgtcaaacacaaacatgtgcaGACAGACATAATCTACAGCCACTTTCGTGGATTGTCTAATTTTTGAAACACGATCTCTGTCATTGCACATACCACTGTACaagcaataacaacacaatcTAACAGTGCACATCAAATAGACAATATGCCAGTAGCCTTTTATTTACTCACATAAATCTAACCTACTGTGGCAGAGACTTGGTCAAGAAATGGCCTAAAAGAAAGCATTTCATTTAACATAtgtttgaacaaaaaaatacaaatacctcaaaagtttatttacctGTTTACCATCTACTTCTATGTCTGCtacataattttcaaaaactgttgGTACGTAGACTTCTGGGAACTGGTCCTTGCTGAACACAATGAGCAAGCAGGTTTTGCCACAGGCTCCATCACCAACTATTACCAACTTCTTCCTTATTGCAGCCATTGCTACTTACTGACACTGCAAACAGAAATTAGAACAAATTAACACATTTCTACTGACTACTACCATAGTACTCATCTTCATCTGACTGTTTCATCTAAAAATTGCTGTGAAATCAGTAATGAAAATAACATAACAAACGAGGGTTAGGTTGGAGGTGATAGGGTGGAATAGCAAGTCCTTTCTACTTGCAAAGAGTATTTGTTGGTGATCATGCAAGCATTTTTCATAGTTACTTATTCTCAGCAAATTTGATTATCATTAACTTTGTTACAGACTAAATATGGttgtaaagtaaaatatatatttttagaatttatgGGAAAAAACTTACATTCTGCCCTACAAACTAATGTCAGCtgactaataaaatattttaaagtcttcCTAACACAAGCAAAAGACTAATGTAATTTCTTCTACAACTAAACAGGTAGCAAttcaaaaacagatttttatgcTAAGAAACTAAGCCATCATTAAATCAAGTCTTATAGGAAATGTTAGCTTAATTTTATACAGGAAACCACAGCGAAAACTGAAAGGACAGACAGTTGCTGGTgactttttatattaattactgAAAATGTGTTAATGACTCATAATCGGAAGGCTGATCTAAATGTTACATCTTCATCCAATCGTTTTCTAGGCATCGATGGGTGGGGCGAACTTGTACCATTGTagattatattataataattataagttCGACCTACAGTCAACGATATGTAAAGATATCAAATAAAGACGCCCATAGCAGAGGTATAGTTAATTACTGTCGGATTAAACGTTACATTTTAAACACACGACAACAGTTTACTACGTCCCTCTGCAGTTAAATCCTTTTGACTACTGTATGCGAGGTCGCCATTTTGCAATTTGTGCAAGTGCAAGTTCACCAGCTATCTCTGGATTATCACTAAGAACGCAACGTCTCAAATTTACCAGCGATTCAAATCTGAAAGAATGTGTGCAATGGACTGCACAGGATATGATGGATTACCAAAGGTAAAACATGAACTGAAGAAAACCGACAGGAATTTGAGCGAAAGGCTACCGGCGATGATGTCACCAAAATGGCGCCGACCGCACGTCTGCTGGCAAAAGACTACCGGGTTTATCTTAAATTTTCGCCAGTCTTCCTCGAAACTTATTCTTAAATCGAAACAGTCTGGAAACATTCACTAAACGTGTTAAGCTGCGACTGTGTAACATGCAGGCTTACAAAGCTTGATCTAAATACATTAATAACAAAATCCGCACATCTATGCTGCAGACAttcgaaaaaaaacaaaaataagcttCTGCAAACGGCAGAGAATAATAAATCGTTTAGCCAAAATGTTTTAGAACctactatatttta
This sequence is a window from Pomacea canaliculata isolate SZHN2017 linkage group LG5, ASM307304v1, whole genome shotgun sequence. Protein-coding genes within it:
- the LOC112565237 gene encoding ras-like GTP-binding protein RHO, whose product is MAAIRKKLVIVGDGACGKTCLLIVFSKDQFPEVYVPTVFENYVADIEVDGKQVELALWDTAGQEDYDRLRPLSYPDTDVILMCFSIDSPDSLENIPEKWTPEVKHFCPNVPIILVGNKKDLRSDPNTIRELQKMKQEPVKPDEGRGMAEKIGAAAYLECSAKTKEGVREVFECATRSALQVELALWDTAGQEDYDRLRPLSYPDTDVILMCFSIDSPDSLENIPEKWTPEVRHFCPNVPIILVGNKKDLRNDENTKRELMKMKQEPVRPEEGRAMSEKINAYSYLECSAKTKEGVREVFETATRAALQTKKKKKGGCIVL